In a single window of the Arachis hypogaea cultivar Tifrunner chromosome 6, arahy.Tifrunner.gnm2.J5K5, whole genome shotgun sequence genome:
- the LOC112805338 gene encoding uncharacterized protein, with product MSNDDRKLLNPETVLSIPLKKTDPVELYLPLRKLVASKYSESDAHKVESVLQTLNKCRRDMVERRGDLSLPMQRDCLLHYFKCLCMVESLFTSLSSDADADADADPIIFVWYDALNPEHEDGVSSQRNGIQLERAAVVFNLGAIYSQIAASCDRTTALGRHLAMEAFKVAANFFFQLWKAFSPKSVVSATLDLTSLFAEFLHHVFSAQASELELQQQLNNNDASYALQQHRCALAFSSVYKLYDRAYELIPPDSAARKHVDSFDQTWVTHLYQKVTFFQEEARQRQSSILSESERPAVFSRVESCALDHDAECVTEILVRGICRRWILGCAKFNLQQKYVDLILSEYNPFKLMKDGKLVAYPWDMPPPYPTDSAILSSSVTSSSLSDILAFLPLKKTEPLNLYESLRSYFVLKYSESVAKRVEGLLQMLHKLRNQMLREDLSLPLRRDCLIHYFKCLCMIEPFFPMNASPNPPIFVWYNAVDPQQDSSQHNIHLEKASVLFNLASLCTHIALSCDLTTIQGHCLAVDALNDALNWFSVLRFESKKACGKMDLSEQYIHTRNNEIVSLKFKFPRPQCDISSSPGYPAAAFDPLISGPLAKILVQSTAPQYLGAKMKTCPSDVTGQFLLGYCKAHTLLQGICEAPCLDLLSEVSPVKIKDGNLVANATLEAALENMSLQETQQ from the exons ATGAGCAACGATGATCGGAAGTTGTTGAACCCGGAAACGGTGCTGTCAATCCCACTGAAGAAGACTGATCCGGTGGAGCTGTACTTGCCGTTACGTAAGTTGGTAGCCTCAAAATACTCCGAGAGCGATGCACACAAAGTTGAGAGCGTTCTGCAAACTCTAAACAAATGCCGCAGGGACATGGTGGAGCGCAGAGGGGACCTCTCCCTTCCCATGCAACGTGACTGCCTCCTCCACTACTTCAAATGTCTTTGCATGGTTGAGTCACTCTTCACCTCTCTCTCCTCCGACGCCGACGCCGACGCCGACGCCGATCCCATCATCTTTGTCTGGTACGACGCCTTGAACCCTGAGCATGAGGACGGGGTCTCCTCACAGCGCAACGGCATCCAATTGGAGAGGGCCGCTGTTGTCTTCAACCTTGGAGCCATCTACAGCCAGATTGCTGCCTCTTGCGACCGTACCACAGCCCTTGGCCGTCACCTTGCAATGGAAGCCTTCAAAGTTGCCGCCAATTTCTTCTTCCAACTCTGGAAGGCTTTCTCTCCCAAGAGCGTGGTCTCCGCCACCCTCGATTTGACTAGCCTCTTCGCGGAGTTTCTGCACCACGTCTTCTCCGCTCAGGCTTCCGAGCTCGAATTACAGCAACAACTGAACAACAACGACGCCAGTTACGCTCTCCAACAACACCGATGTGCCCTAGCATTTTCATCG gtTTATAAGCTTTATGACAGAGCATATGAACTGATACCTCCTGATTCGGCTGCACGGAAACATGTTGACTCTTTTGACCAAACCTGGGTAACTCATCTTTACCAGAAGGTGACATTCTTTCAGGAGGAGGCTCGTCAGAGGCAATCATCCATCCTATCCGAATCCGAGCGACCTGCTGTGTTCTCAAGGGTCGAATCTTGTGCTCTTGATCATGATGCAGAATGTGTCACTGAGATATTAGTTAGAGGAATTTGCAGGCGCTGGATATTAGGTTGCGCGAAATTCAACCTACAACAAAAATACGTTGACCTCATCCTCTCGGAGTACAATCCTTTCAAGCTTATGAAGGATGGAAAGCTGGTGGCTTACCCATGGGACATGCCTCCTCCTTATCCAACAGATTCGGCAATCCTCTCATCTTCAGTGACTTCTTCATCGTTGTCAGATattcttgcattccttcctttGAAGAAGACTGAGCCCTTGAATCTCTATGAGTCCCTGCGCAGTTACTTTGTCCTCAAATACTCTGAGAGCGTGGCAAAGAGAGTAGAAGGCCTCCTCCAAATGCTACACAAATTGCGCAATCAGATGCTGCGTGAAGACCTTTCGCTACCCCTTCGCCGCGACTGTCTCATCCATTATTTCAAATGCCTTTGCATGATTGAGCCTTTCTTCCCTATGAATGCCTCACCCAACCCACCTATCTTTGTTTGGTACAATGCCGTTGACCCGCAACAGGACTCTTCTCAACATAACATCCATTTGGAGAAGGCCTCTGTTCTCTTCAACCTTgcatccctctgcacccacattGCTCTCTCCTGCGATCTCACCACCATCCAAGGCCATTGCCTTGCCGTGGACGCCTTAAATGATGCTTTAAATTGGTTCTCTGTACTGCGGTTTGAGTCTAAGAAGGCATGTGGCAAGATGGACTTGTCAGAACAATACATCCATACGAGAAACAatgagattgtcagcttgaaatTCAAGTTTCCTCGTCCCCAATGTGATATATCATCATCACCTGGATATCCT GCTGCAGCTTTTGATCCGTTGATATCTGGGCCTTTAGCTAAGATTCTTGTTCAATCCACGGCACCTCAATATCTTGGGGCGAAGATGAAAACCTGCCCGAGTGACGTCACCGGACAATTTCTTTTAGGGTATTGTAAGGCTCACACCCTGCTTCAAGGGATATGTGAAGCACCATGCTTGGACCTTCTCTCTGAGGTTAGCCCCGTCAAGATTAAGGATGGAAATCTTGTGGCCAATGCAACCTTAGAGGCGGCATTGGAGAACATGAGCTTGCAGGAGACACAACAGTAA
- the LOC112696161 gene encoding probable indole-3-acetic acid-amido synthetase GH3.6 isoform X2: MQPKMAEEEEVIEKLEEYTKNARHHQLETLRSILQHNAKVLYLKPFLSNLHHDLDADTFRSLVPLSSFEDYADYINHMAEHGTQHDSPLLSVDPLLGFFYSSGTATMKPKLIPYFDSNLCNDATFLAIQWTFLIRKRFFPTRPSINKILWFHHVGNITTAKCGLNVMPVSQYILQCGKVTPQEIPMVYASPSEVFVGSHADQQTYCHLLCGLRNLDLIDGIAAPYSLGLVKAFTLLESKWEQLCHDLERGFPSHEISDVAMREAVTETLGGPQPELSNRIRQICEDNNGNDWSGIAHRLWRNVRYIKCVSTGIMKQYYPKVKYYAGEAPVVGGDYFASECSVGLNLDIMQPPETTRYVLFPNTAYFEFLPFNMNHESNNNVADEMFDLSSVEVGKMYEIVITTYGGFYRYRLGDVVRIVGFYNSSPEVEFVMRAPKAASEILTERDLISAIDNFQLSLRGALMRTQIVEFASFLDQESRPKQLKVFIEVQEESDFMEDKQEESIRTMRSCITSLEGSLGALYKVEKVKGQLGNLMVFILRPGAFDKLYEVAIRNGTPASQYKPPKILRNHEIVSVLEKYSLCDIR, from the exons atg CAACCAAAAATGGCAGAGGAGGAGGAAGTCATAGAGAAGCTTGAAGAGTACACCAAGAACGCAAGGCATCACCAACTTGAGACTCTACGTTCAATCCTTCAACATAATGCAAAAGTGCTCTAtctcaaaccatttctctctAATCTTCATCATGATCTTGATGCTGATACTTTCAGAAGTTTGGTTCCTTTATCTTCCTTTGAAGATTATGCTGACTACATCAACCATATGGCAGAACATGGAACACAACATGATTCTCCTCTTCTCTCTGTTGATCCTCTTCTTGGCTTCTTTTACAG CTCTGGAACTGCCACCATGAAACCAAAATTGATCCCTTATTTTGATTCAAATCTTTGCAATGATGCCACCTTTCTAGCTATCCAATGGACCTTTCTTATTCGTAAGAG GTTCTTTCCTACAAGGCCTTCAATCAACAAGATCCTTTGGTTCCACCATGTTGGCAACATCACTACTGCGAAATGCGGCCTGAACGTTATGCCTGTTTCGCAATACATTTTGCAATGTGGCAAGGTCACTCCTCAAGAGATTCCTATGGTTTATGCTAGTCCTTCAGAAGTCTTTGTTGGATCGCATGCTGACCAACAAACCTATTGCCACCTTCTATGTGGCCTGAGGAATCTTGACCTTATAGATGGAATTGCAGCACCTTATTCCTTAGGATTGGTCAAAGCATTTACCCTTCTTGAGTCCAAGTGGGAACAACTATGTCATGATCTTGAACGTGGTTTCCCAAGTCATGAAATCTCAGATGTTGCAATGAGGGAAGCTGTAACAGAAACACTTGGAGGGCCTCAACCTGAATTGTCAAACAGAATAAGGCAAATTTGTGAAGATAATAATGGCAatgattggagtggaattgcacaTAGATTGTGGCGAAACGTTCGATATATAAAGTGTGTTAGCACTGgaatcatgaagcaatattatCCAAAGGTAAAGTATTATGCAGGAGAGGCACCTGTTGTAGGAGGAGATTACTTTGCTTCGGAGTGTAGTGTTGGTTTGAACTTAGACATAATGCAACCCCCTGAGACTACAAGATATGTGTTGTTTCCAAATACTGCTTACTTTGAGTTTCTTCCATTTAACATGAATCATGAAAGCAATAACAATGTTGCTGACGAAATGTTTGATCTTAGCAGTGTAGAGGTTGGGAAGATGTATGAAATAGTTATTACTACTTATGGCGGATTCTATCGCTATCGTTTAGGTGATGTAGTGAGAATTGTTGGCTTCTATAATTCTTCTCCAGAAGTGGAGTTTGTGATGAGAGCACCGAAAGCTGCTTCTGAGATTCTAACTGAGAGAGACTTGATTTCAGCAATTGATAACTTTCAACTTTCACTAAGAGGTGCCCTGATGAGAACACAGATAGTTGAGTTTGCAAGTTTCTTAGACCAAGAATCAAGGCCGAAGCAGTTGAAGGTGTTCATAGAAGTTCAAGAGGaatctgatttcatggaggataaacAAGAGGAATCAATTAGGACAATGAGAAGTTGTATTACCTCACTTGAAGGTAGCTTGGGAGCCTTGTACAAAGTGGAGAAGGTTAAAGGTCAACTTGGGAACTTAATGGTATTCATCCTAAGGCCTGGAGCATTTGATAAGTTATATGAAGTAGCCATTAGAAATGGAACACCAGCTAGTCAATATAAACCACCCAAGATTCTAAGGAATCATGAAATTGTTAGCGTCTTAGAAAAGTATAGTTTGTGTGATATTAGATGA
- the LOC112696161 gene encoding probable indole-3-acetic acid-amido synthetase GH3.6 isoform X3: MAEEEEVIEKLEEYTKNARHHQLETLRSILQHNAKVLYLKPFLSNLHHDLDADTFRSLVPLSSFEDYADYINHMAEHGTQHDSPLLSVDPLLGFFYSSGTATMKPKLIPYFDSNLCNDATFLAIQWTFLIRKRFFPTRPSINKILWFHHVGNITTAKCGLNVMPVSQYILQCGKVTPQEIPMVYASPSEVFVGSHADQQTYCHLLCGLRNLDLIDGIAAPYSLGLVKAFTLLESKWEQLCHDLERGFPSHEISDVAMREAVTETLGGPQPELSNRIRQICEDNNGNDWSGIAHRLWRNVRYIKCVSTGIMKQYYPKVKYYAGEAPVVGGDYFASECSVGLNLDIMQPPETTRYVLFPNTAYFEFLPFNMNHESNNNVADEMFDLSSVEVGKMYEIVITTYGGFYRYRLGDVVRIVGFYNSSPEVEFVMRAPKAASEILTERDLISAIDNFQLSLRGALMRTQIVEFASFLDQESRPKQLKVFIEVQEESDFMEDKQEESIRTMRSCITSLEGSLGALYKVEKVKGQLGNLMVFILRPGAFDKLYEVAIRNGTPASQYKPPKILRNHEIVSVLEKYSLCDIR; the protein is encoded by the exons ATGGCAGAGGAGGAGGAAGTCATAGAGAAGCTTGAAGAGTACACCAAGAACGCAAGGCATCACCAACTTGAGACTCTACGTTCAATCCTTCAACATAATGCAAAAGTGCTCTAtctcaaaccatttctctctAATCTTCATCATGATCTTGATGCTGATACTTTCAGAAGTTTGGTTCCTTTATCTTCCTTTGAAGATTATGCTGACTACATCAACCATATGGCAGAACATGGAACACAACATGATTCTCCTCTTCTCTCTGTTGATCCTCTTCTTGGCTTCTTTTACAG CTCTGGAACTGCCACCATGAAACCAAAATTGATCCCTTATTTTGATTCAAATCTTTGCAATGATGCCACCTTTCTAGCTATCCAATGGACCTTTCTTATTCGTAAGAG GTTCTTTCCTACAAGGCCTTCAATCAACAAGATCCTTTGGTTCCACCATGTTGGCAACATCACTACTGCGAAATGCGGCCTGAACGTTATGCCTGTTTCGCAATACATTTTGCAATGTGGCAAGGTCACTCCTCAAGAGATTCCTATGGTTTATGCTAGTCCTTCAGAAGTCTTTGTTGGATCGCATGCTGACCAACAAACCTATTGCCACCTTCTATGTGGCCTGAGGAATCTTGACCTTATAGATGGAATTGCAGCACCTTATTCCTTAGGATTGGTCAAAGCATTTACCCTTCTTGAGTCCAAGTGGGAACAACTATGTCATGATCTTGAACGTGGTTTCCCAAGTCATGAAATCTCAGATGTTGCAATGAGGGAAGCTGTAACAGAAACACTTGGAGGGCCTCAACCTGAATTGTCAAACAGAATAAGGCAAATTTGTGAAGATAATAATGGCAatgattggagtggaattgcacaTAGATTGTGGCGAAACGTTCGATATATAAAGTGTGTTAGCACTGgaatcatgaagcaatattatCCAAAGGTAAAGTATTATGCAGGAGAGGCACCTGTTGTAGGAGGAGATTACTTTGCTTCGGAGTGTAGTGTTGGTTTGAACTTAGACATAATGCAACCCCCTGAGACTACAAGATATGTGTTGTTTCCAAATACTGCTTACTTTGAGTTTCTTCCATTTAACATGAATCATGAAAGCAATAACAATGTTGCTGACGAAATGTTTGATCTTAGCAGTGTAGAGGTTGGGAAGATGTATGAAATAGTTATTACTACTTATGGCGGATTCTATCGCTATCGTTTAGGTGATGTAGTGAGAATTGTTGGCTTCTATAATTCTTCTCCAGAAGTGGAGTTTGTGATGAGAGCACCGAAAGCTGCTTCTGAGATTCTAACTGAGAGAGACTTGATTTCAGCAATTGATAACTTTCAACTTTCACTAAGAGGTGCCCTGATGAGAACACAGATAGTTGAGTTTGCAAGTTTCTTAGACCAAGAATCAAGGCCGAAGCAGTTGAAGGTGTTCATAGAAGTTCAAGAGGaatctgatttcatggaggataaacAAGAGGAATCAATTAGGACAATGAGAAGTTGTATTACCTCACTTGAAGGTAGCTTGGGAGCCTTGTACAAAGTGGAGAAGGTTAAAGGTCAACTTGGGAACTTAATGGTATTCATCCTAAGGCCTGGAGCATTTGATAAGTTATATGAAGTAGCCATTAGAAATGGAACACCAGCTAGTCAATATAAACCACCCAAGATTCTAAGGAATCATGAAATTGTTAGCGTCTTAGAAAAGTATAGTTTGTGTGATATTAGATGA
- the LOC112696162 gene encoding uncharacterized protein, with protein MSNQSWQLLNPETVLSIPLKKTDPVELYLPLRNLVASKYSESDAEKVESVLETLNKCRRDMVERRGDLSLPMQRDCLIHYFKCLCMVESLFTSLSSDADADADADPIIFVWYDAFNPEHEEGVSSQRNGIQLEKAAVVFNLGAICSQIAASYDRTTALGRHLAMEAFKVAANFFFQLWKVFAKDVVSATLDLTPLLAQFLHALFSAQASELELQPQLLNDARYALHQSVHLLYARAVTLIHNVSRAAKLKHVYCFDRTWATHLSEKEGFFGNSSMHSWNLAQAEAPQRESSIPEQPNAECVAEILVRGICRRSIPNLQQIYVDLILSEYNPFKLMKDGKLVAYPWDMPPRYPTDSAILSPSMSSPLSGILALLPLKKSEPLNLYESLRNYFVLKYSESVAKRVEGPLEMLHKLRNEMLRDDLSLPLRRDCLIRYFKCLCMIEPFFPMNASPNPPVFVWYNAINPQQDSSQHNIHLEKASVLFNLVALCTHIALSCDLTTIQGCRLAMEALNEALNWFSPLPGESKKASGTIDLSEQYTSKIKNEIVGLKHKFPHPQSDVSSLPEYPASTNDPSSDVTEQFLLGYCKAHSLLQEVCEAACLDLLSAVSPVKIKDGNLVANATLEAPNLALENMSLQETQH; from the exons ATGAGCAACCAGTCTTGGCAGTTGTTGAACCCGGAAACGGTGCTGTCAATTCCACTGAAGAAGACTGATCCGGTGGAGCTGTACCTGCCGTTACGCAACTTGGTAGCCTCAAAATACTCGGAGAGCGATGCAGAAAAAGTTGAAAGCGTTCTGGAAACCCTAAACAAATGCCGCAGGGACATGGTGGAGCGTAGAGGGGACCTCTCCCTTCCCATGCAACGTGACTGCCTCATCCACTACTTCAAATGCCTTTGCATGGTTGAGTCACTCTTCACCTCTCTCTCCTCCGACGCCGACGCCGACGCCGATGCCGATCCCATCATCTTTGTCTGGTACGACGCCTTCAACCCTGAGCATGAGGAAGGGGTCTCCTCACAGCGCAACGGCATCCAATTGGAGAAGGCCGCTGTTGTCTTCAACCTTGGAGCCATCTGCAGCCAGATTGCTGCCTCTTACGACCGTACCACCGCCCTTGGCCGTCACCTTGCAATGGAAGCCTTCAAAGTTGCCGCCAATTTCTTCTTCCAACTCTGGAAGGTTTTTGCCAAGGACGTGGTCTCCGCCACCCTCGATTTGACTCCCCTCTTAGCGCAGTTTCTGCACGCCCTCTTCTCCGCTCAGGCTTCCGAGCTCGAATTACAGCCACAACTCCTCAACGACGCCCGTTACGCTCTCCATCAATCG GTTCATTTGCTTTATGCTAGAGCAGTTACACTGATACATAATGTTTCGAGAGCGGCTAAACTGAAACATGTCTACTGTTTTGACCGAACCTGGGCAACTCATCTTTCCGAGAAGGAGGGATTCTTTGGTAACTCATCGATGCATTCTTGGAATCTGGCTCAGGCAGAGGCTCCTCAGAGGGAATCATCCATCCCAGAGCAACCTAATGCAGAATGTGTCGCTGAGATATTAGTTAGAGGGATTTGCAGGCGCTCGATACCCAATCTACAACAAATATACGTTGACCTGATCCTCTCAGAGTACAATCCTTTCAAGCTTATGAAGGATGGAAAGCTGGTGGCTTACCCATGGGACATGCCTCCTCGTTATCCAACAGATTCGGCAATCCTGTCGCCTTCGATGTCTTCGCCGTTGTCAGGTATTCTTGCTTTGCTTCCTTTGAAGAAGAGTGAGCCCTTGAATCTCTATGAGTCCCTGCGCAATTACTTTGTCCTCAAATACTCTGAGAGCGTGGCAAAGAGAGTAGAAGGCCCTCTCGAAATGCTACACAAATTGCGCAATGAGATGCTGCGTGATGACCTTTCGCTACCCCTTCGCCGTGACTGTCTCATCCGTTATTTCAAATGCCTTTGCATGATTGAGCCTTTCTTCCCTATGAATGCCTCACCCAACCCACCTGTCTTTGTTTGGTACAATGCCATCAACCCGCAACAGGACTCTTCTCAGCATAACATCCATTTGGAGAAGGCCTCTGTTCTCTTCAACCTGGTAGCTCTCTGCACCCACATTGCTCTCTCCTGCGATCTCACCACCATCCAAGGCTGTCGCCTTGCCATGGAGGCCTTAAATGAAGCTTTAAATTGGTTCTCTCCACTGCCGGGTGAGTCTAAGAAGGCATCTGGCACGATTGACTTGTCAGAACAATACACCAGTAAGATAAAAAatgagattgtcggcttgaaacacAAGTTTCCTCATCCCCAATCCGATGTATCATCATTACCTGAATATCCT GCTTCAACTAATGATCCGTCGAGTGATGTCACTGAACAATTTCTTTTAGGGTATTGTAAGGCTCACTCCCTGCTTCAAGAGGTATGTGAAGCAGCATGCTTGGACCTTCTCTCTGCGGTTAGCCCCGTCAAGATTAAGGATGGAAATCTTGTGGCCAATGCAACCTTAGAGGCACCAAATTTGGCATTGGAGAACATGAGCTTGCAGGAGACACAACATTAA
- the LOC112696160 gene encoding sugar transporter ERD6-like 7, whose product MGIKEDVEDGVEKNGIREPLISDHASNKGHPWMVYFTTLVAVCGSYEFGTCAGYSSPTQDAIRSDLGLSLAEYSLFGSILTFGAMIGAITAGPIADLIGRKGAMRVSSAFCVSGWLVIFFSEGPIPLDIGRLATGYGMGSFSYVVPVFIAEIAPKELRGALTALNQFMICGAVSVSFVIGNVLSWRTLALIGLIPTGVLLLGLFIIPESPRWLAKRGRGKEFEAALQTLRGKDADISQEADEIQDYITSLEQLPKPKLLELFQTRYLRSVTIGIGLMVCQQFGGINGICFYLSSIFELAGFSAFAGTVIYACLQIVITGLGAALIDKAGRKPLLLISGTGLVAGCIFTAAAFYLKVHEVGLGAVPALAFIGILVYIGSFSLGMGAVPWVVMSEIFPINIKGLAGSVATLVNWFGAWLCSYTFNFLMSWSSYGTFIVYAAINAVAIVFIIVVVPETKGKSLEELQAAINA is encoded by the exons ATGGGGATCAAAGAGGACGTGGAGGATGGTGTAGAGAAGAATGGAATCAGAGAGCCATTAATTTCTGACCATGCAAGCAACAAAGGACATCCATGGATGGTTTACTTCACAACATTGGTTGCTGTCTGTGGTTCCTATGAATTTGGAACTTGT GCTGGATATTCTTCTCCTACTCAAGATGCTATTAGAAGTGATCTTGGTCTGTCATTGGCAGAG TATTCTTTGTTTGGCTCCATCTTGACTTTCGGCGCCATGATTGGCGCCATAACAGCCGGACCGATTGCTGATTTGATTGGTCGAAAAGGG GCAATGAGGGTGTCAAGTGCATTCTGTGTTTCAGGCTGGCTTGTCATTTTCTTTTCTGAg GGTCCAATACCTTTAGACATAGGGAGGCTAGCAACTGGATATGGAATGGGATCTTTTTCATATGTG GTTCCTGTCTTCATAGCAGAGATTGCACCAAAAGAACTCCGAGGTGCTCTCACTGCACTAAACCAG TTCATGATTTGTGGTGCAGTATCTGTTTCATTTGTAATTGGAAATGTACTCTCATGGAGGACTCTAGCTTTAATTG GCCTCATACCCACTGGTGTGTTGCTTTTGGGTCTTTTTATCATTCCAGAATCTCCTAGATGGCTG GCGAAGAGAGGGCGAGGAAAAGAATTCGAGGCAGCATTGCAGACGCTTCGAGGAAAAGATGCTGATATATCTCAAGAGGCAGATGAAATCCAG GATTACATAACAAGTTTAGAACAGCTCCCAAAACCAAAGCTGCTGGAATTGTTTCAGACAAGATATTTGCGCTCTGTCACA ATTGGAATAGGGCTTATGGTATGCCAGCAATTTGGTGGAATCAATGGAATTTGTTTCTATCTCAGCAGTATTTTTGAGCTAGCAG GATTTTCTGCATTTGCTGGAACAGTAATATATGCTTGCCTTCAG ATTGTGATCACTGGCCTTGGTGCAGCTCTGATAGATAAAGCTGGCAGGAAGCCCCTATTACTG aTCTCTGGAACTGGATTAGTAGCTGGTTGTATATTTACAGCAGCTGCATTCTACCTTAAG GTTCATGAAGTGGGATTGGGGGCAGTCCCTGCACTTGCTTTCATTGGCATACTG GTCTATATAGGATCATTTTCACTTGGAATGGGAGCAGTGCCTTGGGTTGTCATGTCTGAG ATATTTCCTATCAACATAAAAGGGCTGGCAGGGAGTGTAGCTACATTAGTAAACTGGTTTGGTGCTTGGTTATGCTCTTATACCTTCAACTTTCTCATGAGCTGGAGCTCCTATG GTACCTTTATTGTTTATGCTGCAATCAATGCAGTGGCCATAGTGTTTATAATTGTAGTGGTGCCAGAAACTAAGGGGAAAAGCCTTGAAGAATTACAAGCTGCCATTAATGCGTAG
- the LOC112696161 gene encoding probable indole-3-acetic acid-amido synthetase GH3.6 isoform X1 — MNQQPKMAEEEEVIEKLEEYTKNARHHQLETLRSILQHNAKVLYLKPFLSNLHHDLDADTFRSLVPLSSFEDYADYINHMAEHGTQHDSPLLSVDPLLGFFYSSGTATMKPKLIPYFDSNLCNDATFLAIQWTFLIRKRFFPTRPSINKILWFHHVGNITTAKCGLNVMPVSQYILQCGKVTPQEIPMVYASPSEVFVGSHADQQTYCHLLCGLRNLDLIDGIAAPYSLGLVKAFTLLESKWEQLCHDLERGFPSHEISDVAMREAVTETLGGPQPELSNRIRQICEDNNGNDWSGIAHRLWRNVRYIKCVSTGIMKQYYPKVKYYAGEAPVVGGDYFASECSVGLNLDIMQPPETTRYVLFPNTAYFEFLPFNMNHESNNNVADEMFDLSSVEVGKMYEIVITTYGGFYRYRLGDVVRIVGFYNSSPEVEFVMRAPKAASEILTERDLISAIDNFQLSLRGALMRTQIVEFASFLDQESRPKQLKVFIEVQEESDFMEDKQEESIRTMRSCITSLEGSLGALYKVEKVKGQLGNLMVFILRPGAFDKLYEVAIRNGTPASQYKPPKILRNHEIVSVLEKYSLCDIR, encoded by the exons ATGAATCAGCAACCAAAAATGGCAGAGGAGGAGGAAGTCATAGAGAAGCTTGAAGAGTACACCAAGAACGCAAGGCATCACCAACTTGAGACTCTACGTTCAATCCTTCAACATAATGCAAAAGTGCTCTAtctcaaaccatttctctctAATCTTCATCATGATCTTGATGCTGATACTTTCAGAAGTTTGGTTCCTTTATCTTCCTTTGAAGATTATGCTGACTACATCAACCATATGGCAGAACATGGAACACAACATGATTCTCCTCTTCTCTCTGTTGATCCTCTTCTTGGCTTCTTTTACAG CTCTGGAACTGCCACCATGAAACCAAAATTGATCCCTTATTTTGATTCAAATCTTTGCAATGATGCCACCTTTCTAGCTATCCAATGGACCTTTCTTATTCGTAAGAG GTTCTTTCCTACAAGGCCTTCAATCAACAAGATCCTTTGGTTCCACCATGTTGGCAACATCACTACTGCGAAATGCGGCCTGAACGTTATGCCTGTTTCGCAATACATTTTGCAATGTGGCAAGGTCACTCCTCAAGAGATTCCTATGGTTTATGCTAGTCCTTCAGAAGTCTTTGTTGGATCGCATGCTGACCAACAAACCTATTGCCACCTTCTATGTGGCCTGAGGAATCTTGACCTTATAGATGGAATTGCAGCACCTTATTCCTTAGGATTGGTCAAAGCATTTACCCTTCTTGAGTCCAAGTGGGAACAACTATGTCATGATCTTGAACGTGGTTTCCCAAGTCATGAAATCTCAGATGTTGCAATGAGGGAAGCTGTAACAGAAACACTTGGAGGGCCTCAACCTGAATTGTCAAACAGAATAAGGCAAATTTGTGAAGATAATAATGGCAatgattggagtggaattgcacaTAGATTGTGGCGAAACGTTCGATATATAAAGTGTGTTAGCACTGgaatcatgaagcaatattatCCAAAGGTAAAGTATTATGCAGGAGAGGCACCTGTTGTAGGAGGAGATTACTTTGCTTCGGAGTGTAGTGTTGGTTTGAACTTAGACATAATGCAACCCCCTGAGACTACAAGATATGTGTTGTTTCCAAATACTGCTTACTTTGAGTTTCTTCCATTTAACATGAATCATGAAAGCAATAACAATGTTGCTGACGAAATGTTTGATCTTAGCAGTGTAGAGGTTGGGAAGATGTATGAAATAGTTATTACTACTTATGGCGGATTCTATCGCTATCGTTTAGGTGATGTAGTGAGAATTGTTGGCTTCTATAATTCTTCTCCAGAAGTGGAGTTTGTGATGAGAGCACCGAAAGCTGCTTCTGAGATTCTAACTGAGAGAGACTTGATTTCAGCAATTGATAACTTTCAACTTTCACTAAGAGGTGCCCTGATGAGAACACAGATAGTTGAGTTTGCAAGTTTCTTAGACCAAGAATCAAGGCCGAAGCAGTTGAAGGTGTTCATAGAAGTTCAAGAGGaatctgatttcatggaggataaacAAGAGGAATCAATTAGGACAATGAGAAGTTGTATTACCTCACTTGAAGGTAGCTTGGGAGCCTTGTACAAAGTGGAGAAGGTTAAAGGTCAACTTGGGAACTTAATGGTATTCATCCTAAGGCCTGGAGCATTTGATAAGTTATATGAAGTAGCCATTAGAAATGGAACACCAGCTAGTCAATATAAACCACCCAAGATTCTAAGGAATCATGAAATTGTTAGCGTCTTAGAAAAGTATAGTTTGTGTGATATTAGATGA